Proteins found in one Streptomyces sp. CB09001 genomic segment:
- a CDS encoding FMN-binding protein — protein MRAHPVRRTALTCAATVTVTVLALSLKPHHPPVGALPPATTPTPSSGTGTGGTSSGTRTVTGPTVQTRYGPVQVQLTLDGSRIVAARAVQSPGGDPRSRQINASAVPALIKETVDAQSAHLDAVSGATYTSEGYMSSLQSALDQARA, from the coding sequence CGCGCTGACCTGCGCCGCCACCGTCACCGTGACGGTCCTCGCGCTGTCCCTCAAGCCTCACCATCCGCCGGTCGGCGCCCTGCCGCCCGCCACGACGCCCACGCCGAGCAGCGGCACCGGCACGGGGGGAACCTCCTCGGGAACCCGTACGGTCACAGGTCCCACGGTCCAGACCCGCTACGGACCCGTTCAGGTGCAGCTCACGCTCGACGGTTCGCGGATCGTCGCCGCGCGCGCCGTGCAGTCTCCCGGCGGCGACCCCCGCAGCCGGCAGATCAACGCCTCGGCGGTGCCCGCTCTCATCAAGGAGACGGTGGACGCCCAGAGCGCCCACCTCGACGCGGTCTCGGGCGCGACCTACACGAGCGAGGGCTACATGAGCTCTCTGCAGAGCGCGCTGGACCAGGCTCGTGCCTGA
- a CDS encoding FAD:protein FMN transferase codes for MGTAFSCTVRAEPTPSLRRALDAAEGLLHHVDEVFSPFRPDSAVSRVRDGRPVPEEWQPELREILALCADAHRRTGGRFAAWHSGVFDPSGLVKGWAVERAAVLLREAGAEHVCLNGGGDVQLYGGPWRVGITHPLRPGSCAAVVESPGGPLAIATSRPGERGCHIVDPRTGAPPTDGLASLTVTASSLTEADMLATAAYCMGAEAHGWLGTLPGVAAFAVMPDGQTWTSGNG; via the coding sequence ATGGGCACGGCGTTCTCCTGCACGGTGCGTGCCGAACCCACGCCCAGCCTCCGCCGGGCCCTCGACGCGGCCGAAGGCCTGCTGCACCACGTCGACGAGGTCTTCTCGCCCTTCCGGCCGGACAGCGCCGTCAGTCGCGTCAGGGACGGGCGGCCCGTGCCCGAGGAGTGGCAGCCGGAACTGCGTGAAATCCTCGCCCTGTGTGCGGACGCCCACCGGCGCACCGGCGGCCGGTTCGCGGCGTGGCACTCGGGCGTCTTCGACCCGAGCGGTCTCGTCAAGGGATGGGCGGTGGAGCGTGCTGCGGTTCTGCTCCGCGAGGCGGGGGCGGAGCACGTGTGTCTCAACGGGGGAGGGGACGTGCAACTGTACGGCGGGCCCTGGCGCGTGGGCATCACCCATCCCCTCCGGCCCGGTTCCTGCGCCGCGGTGGTCGAGTCGCCCGGAGGCCCGCTGGCAATCGCCACGTCCAGGCCCGGCGAGCGGGGATGCCACATCGTGGACCCGCGCACCGGCGCGCCGCCCACGGACGGCCTCGCCTCGCTGACCGTGACCGCATCTTCGCTCACGGAGGCCGACATGCTCGCGACGGCTGCGTACTGCATGGGCGCCGAAGCCCACGGGTGGCTGGGCACCCTGCCCGGCGTCGCCGCGTTCGCGGTGATGCCGGACGGACAGACCTGGACGTCCGGCAACGGCTGA
- a CDS encoding universal stress protein, with protein sequence MTRTITVGIDGSPQSHAAAEWAAREADLRDLPVRLLHVWEPAPAALTQDPILGAETHRYWTERVPRETGEGLRLRHPGVVVTSDQRSGPPADTLVKAADEAELLVLGSRALSGLGGFLVGSVGQSVIVHTETPVIFVRAGEQAADEHVMDPVGIPSAATDFRPVVVGLDIGSSDDDVLDFAFAEARCRRTTLCVVSGWHLPAYSPYGLAADASLNEGVARRKAADLTRVLLPWRQKYPSVKVIEVSRSGSPANHLVDVSHDASLVVVGRRIRRNPLGVHIGAVTHAVLHHATAPVAVVAHP encoded by the coding sequence ATGACCCGCACGATCACCGTAGGGATCGACGGCTCTCCTCAGAGCCACGCCGCCGCTGAGTGGGCGGCCCGCGAGGCTGATCTGCGTGACCTGCCCGTACGACTCCTGCACGTGTGGGAGCCGGCCCCCGCAGCCCTGACCCAGGATCCGATTCTCGGTGCCGAGACGCACCGGTACTGGACCGAGCGTGTCCCGCGGGAGACCGGCGAAGGGCTCCGACTGCGTCATCCCGGTGTCGTGGTGACCAGTGACCAGCGGTCGGGCCCACCGGCGGACACCCTGGTCAAGGCCGCCGACGAGGCGGAACTCCTGGTCCTCGGCTCGCGCGCCCTGAGCGGACTCGGCGGCTTTCTGGTCGGCTCGGTAGGTCAATCGGTGATCGTCCACACCGAGACTCCCGTTATCTTCGTACGTGCCGGTGAGCAGGCGGCCGACGAGCACGTCATGGACCCCGTCGGCATCCCGTCCGCAGCCACTGACTTCCGTCCGGTCGTCGTCGGACTCGACATCGGCAGCTCTGACGACGATGTGCTCGACTTCGCCTTCGCGGAGGCACGGTGCCGCAGGACGACGCTGTGCGTGGTCAGTGGCTGGCACCTGCCGGCCTACTCCCCCTATGGACTGGCCGCGGACGCCTCACTGAACGAAGGGGTGGCCCGTAGGAAAGCGGCCGACCTTACCCGCGTGCTGTTGCCCTGGCGGCAGAAGTACCCGAGCGTCAAGGTCATCGAGGTGTCCCGCTCCGGCAGCCCCGCCAACCATCTGGTCGACGTGTCGCACGACGCGTCCCTGGTGGTCGTCGGGCGGCGCATTCGGCGCAACCCGCTGGGCGTGCACATCGGCGCCGTCACGCACGCGGTGCTGCACCATGCAACCGCACCCGTCGCCGTCGTGGCGCATCCCTGA
- a CDS encoding zinc-dependent alcohol dehydrogenase family protein, with product MKSYVFHGPGRSGWEDTPDPDVKEPTDAVVRVDAVTICGTDLHILKGDVPEVRPGTVLGHEAVGEIVEVGTDVRTVRPGDRVLVSCITACGRCRYCREGVYGQCLGGGGWILGHLINGTQAEYVRVPYADLSVHPLPGAVADQDAVLLADIFPTAYEVGVLNGHVRPGDTVVVVGAGPIGLAAVATARLFAPERIVVVDLAAARLEAARKIGADAVADAREQPEQLVADLTGGLGADVVIEAVGVPETFEMCTRMVRPGGHVANVGVHGKPASLHLEDLWIKNVTITTGLVDTRSTPTLLRMTASGRLPTAQLVTHTFPLERMEEAYEVFSGAADTGALKVVLGSSQSGVVAADAV from the coding sequence ATGAAGAGCTACGTATTCCACGGGCCGGGCCGGTCCGGGTGGGAGGACACACCCGACCCCGACGTGAAGGAGCCCACCGACGCGGTGGTCCGGGTCGACGCCGTCACGATCTGCGGCACGGACCTGCACATCCTGAAGGGGGACGTCCCCGAGGTGCGCCCCGGAACCGTCCTCGGCCACGAGGCGGTGGGCGAGATCGTCGAGGTCGGCACGGACGTGCGCACCGTACGTCCGGGAGACCGCGTCCTGGTGTCCTGCATCACCGCCTGCGGAAGGTGCCGCTACTGCCGTGAGGGCGTGTACGGCCAGTGCCTCGGCGGAGGCGGCTGGATCCTCGGCCACTTGATCAACGGGACCCAGGCGGAGTATGTACGCGTTCCGTACGCGGACCTCTCCGTGCACCCCCTGCCTGGTGCGGTCGCCGACCAGGACGCCGTACTGTTGGCCGACATCTTCCCGACGGCCTACGAGGTGGGTGTGCTCAACGGGCACGTCCGCCCGGGGGACACGGTCGTCGTGGTGGGCGCCGGGCCCATCGGACTGGCCGCCGTCGCCACGGCACGGTTGTTCGCGCCCGAACGGATCGTCGTCGTGGACCTGGCCGCCGCCCGGTTGGAGGCCGCCAGGAAGATCGGGGCCGACGCCGTGGCAGACGCCCGCGAGCAACCGGAGCAACTGGTCGCCGACCTGACCGGGGGACTCGGCGCCGATGTCGTCATCGAAGCCGTGGGCGTACCGGAGACGTTCGAGATGTGCACCCGCATGGTGCGTCCGGGCGGGCACGTCGCCAACGTCGGCGTGCACGGCAAGCCGGCGTCCCTGCACCTGGAAGACCTGTGGATCAAGAACGTCACGATCACCACCGGCTTGGTCGACACCCGGTCCACACCCACGCTGCTGCGCATGACCGCCTCCGGACGGCTTCCCACCGCCCAGTTGGTCACCCACACCTTCCCACTGGAACGCATGGAGGAGGCGTACGAGGTCTTCTCCGGCGCCGCGGACACCGGAGCACTGAAGGTGGTCCTCGGCAGTTCCCAGAGCGGAGTCGTCGCCGCAGACGCGGTGTGA
- a CDS encoding bifunctional GNAT family N-acetyltransferase/acetate--CoA ligase family protein, producing the protein MTAVLARPAIHALLADGTTVRIRAVEPEDRDQLHRLYEEMSPENLRMRFFAVSPGSAALAADHACEPARPGRRALVAELQGRIIGLAEYDAGDERGSAELAVAVAEGLHHRGVGTLLVEHLACAARADGITFFRADALSENREVMRLFTDLGLRVTRRADGPETRCTITLDQDDAYLRAVEDRGRTADLASLEPLFRPRAVAVVGVGRRPGSVGRAVLRHLITGGFTGRLFAVNPHAHALLGVPSYPAVAELPFPPDLVVVATPAPAVPTVAEESGKAGVRALAVVSAGLDSVQAQALLTACRTYGMRLVGPNCLGVANTDPALRMDATFAAGHPRPGSAGIGVQSGGVGIALLEGLSRLGIGVSTFASLGDKYDVSGNDMLQWWENDGVTRLALLHLESFGNPRAFSRTARRVTRRMPLLTVDAGRTDAGRRAAASHSAAAATSTLTRHALFTQAGITATRSVGELLEAAALFHAQPLPAGPRVAIVTNAGGAGVLAADACVEAGLALPALASDLGEDLSAVLPDGAAVGNPVDVTAAVGEDELRACLDLLTDHRGVDAVVVALVPTAVAAATGDDLVRAVTQGPAGRRGPTVLVRMEQGLSVRLLPATGGNVIPSYSEPHAAARALAHAARRTAWLARPPGIRRIPERIDTRRSRAVADNWFAAHPEGGWLGPRTRAQLLSCYGIPQVPWAWAETEDEAIRAAERLGGPDGRVVLKAYWPGLVHKSDQHAVCLDLIGAGQVRSAYEDLRARFDGLMTGVVVQSLAGRGTELLAGVVQDQVFGPLIIFGLGGTATEVFADRAARLAPLTDLDVHDLIASPRCASLLFGASGSDPVDIDALEQLLHRLSWMAENVPQLAEADLNPVLATSGGLSVLDARVRLLPRRPQDPYLRRLR; encoded by the coding sequence ATGACAGCGGTTTTGGCAAGGCCGGCTATCCACGCCCTGCTCGCGGACGGCACCACCGTTCGCATTCGCGCCGTGGAACCCGAGGATCGTGATCAACTGCACAGGCTCTACGAGGAGATGTCGCCCGAGAACCTGCGCATGCGCTTTTTCGCCGTGAGCCCTGGCTCCGCCGCCCTCGCCGCAGACCACGCATGCGAACCGGCCAGGCCGGGCCGCCGGGCCCTGGTAGCCGAGCTACAGGGCCGGATCATCGGCCTCGCCGAGTACGACGCGGGCGACGAGCGAGGGTCGGCGGAGCTGGCCGTCGCTGTCGCGGAAGGCCTGCACCATCGCGGCGTCGGCACACTGCTCGTCGAGCACCTGGCGTGCGCGGCCCGGGCCGACGGCATCACGTTCTTCCGGGCCGACGCCCTCAGTGAGAACCGGGAAGTGATGCGTCTCTTCACCGATCTGGGGCTGCGAGTCACCCGTCGAGCAGACGGACCCGAGACGCGCTGCACCATCACGCTCGACCAGGACGACGCCTACCTCAGGGCGGTGGAGGACCGTGGCCGTACCGCGGACCTGGCGAGTTTGGAACCTCTGTTCAGGCCCCGGGCAGTCGCCGTGGTCGGGGTCGGCCGACGACCTGGGTCCGTGGGACGCGCCGTGCTCCGGCACTTGATCACCGGCGGCTTCACCGGTCGATTGTTCGCCGTCAATCCTCACGCTCATGCACTCCTCGGTGTCCCCTCGTACCCGGCAGTCGCTGAACTGCCCTTCCCGCCCGACCTCGTGGTTGTCGCGACCCCCGCCCCCGCCGTGCCCACCGTGGCGGAGGAGTCCGGCAAGGCCGGTGTACGCGCCCTGGCGGTGGTGTCGGCAGGTCTCGACTCCGTTCAGGCGCAGGCGCTGCTCACTGCCTGCCGCACCTATGGAATGCGCCTTGTCGGCCCCAACTGCCTCGGTGTCGCCAACACCGACCCGGCGCTGCGGATGGACGCGACCTTCGCCGCCGGACACCCGCGCCCCGGATCCGCGGGCATCGGCGTTCAGTCCGGTGGCGTCGGTATCGCCCTGCTCGAAGGACTGTCCCGTCTGGGCATCGGGGTGTCGACGTTCGCCTCGCTCGGCGACAAGTACGACGTCAGTGGCAACGACATGCTTCAGTGGTGGGAGAACGACGGTGTGACCCGCCTCGCCCTGCTGCACCTGGAGTCCTTCGGCAACCCGCGGGCCTTTTCGCGCACCGCCCGGCGTGTCACCCGACGGATGCCGTTGCTCACCGTCGACGCAGGACGCACCGACGCGGGGCGTCGGGCTGCCGCCTCGCACAGTGCCGCCGCGGCCACCAGCACTCTGACGAGGCATGCCCTGTTCACTCAGGCCGGCATCACCGCGACCCGCTCGGTCGGCGAACTGCTGGAGGCGGCCGCCCTGTTCCATGCCCAACCGCTGCCCGCCGGCCCCAGGGTCGCGATCGTGACCAACGCGGGCGGGGCCGGCGTACTGGCCGCAGACGCATGTGTGGAAGCGGGACTCGCGCTGCCCGCGCTCGCCTCCGACCTGGGCGAGGACCTGTCGGCGGTGCTACCCGACGGAGCGGCCGTCGGCAACCCGGTGGATGTCACCGCCGCTGTCGGTGAGGACGAACTGCGTGCCTGCCTCGACCTGCTCACCGACCACCGCGGTGTCGACGCCGTCGTGGTCGCCCTCGTACCCACGGCGGTGGCCGCCGCGACCGGCGACGACCTCGTAAGAGCCGTCACGCAGGGGCCCGCCGGACGGCGCGGTCCAACAGTGCTGGTCCGTATGGAACAGGGCCTGTCCGTCCGTCTGCTGCCGGCCACCGGGGGGAATGTGATCCCCTCGTACTCCGAACCGCACGCGGCGGCACGCGCGTTGGCCCACGCCGCCCGCCGGACGGCCTGGCTGGCCCGCCCACCCGGCATCAGAAGGATTCCCGAGAGGATCGACACGCGCCGGTCGCGTGCCGTGGCAGACAACTGGTTTGCGGCGCACCCGGAAGGAGGATGGCTCGGGCCGCGGACCCGTGCCCAACTCCTGAGCTGCTACGGCATCCCACAAGTCCCGTGGGCCTGGGCGGAGACGGAGGACGAAGCCATACGCGCCGCCGAGCGTCTGGGCGGTCCCGACGGCCGGGTCGTACTGAAGGCCTACTGGCCGGGACTGGTGCACAAGAGTGACCAGCATGCCGTGTGTCTTGATCTCATCGGCGCAGGCCAGGTACGGAGTGCATACGAGGATCTTCGGGCACGCTTCGACGGACTGATGACCGGGGTCGTCGTGCAGTCGCTGGCTGGACGCGGTACCGAACTGCTCGCCGGTGTCGTCCAGGACCAGGTCTTCGGACCGCTGATCATTTTCGGACTGGGCGGCACCGCCACGGAGGTGTTCGCCGACCGGGCGGCTCGGCTCGCTCCCCTCACCGATCTGGACGTGCACGACCTGATCGCTTCACCGCGCTGCGCTTCGCTGCTCTTCGGAGCCTCCGGCTCGGATCCGGTCGACATTGACGCCCTGGAGCAACTCCTCCACCGGCTTTCATGGATGGCGGAGAACGTGCCGCAACTTGCCGAGGCCGACCTCAACCCGGTTCTCGCGACATCCGGCGGGCTCTCGGTCCTGGATGCCCGAGTTCGCCTGCTGCCGCGCCGTCCGCAGGACCCGTATCTGCGCCGACTCCGCTGA
- a CDS encoding response regulator transcription factor: protein MDSEQPDRVTAITVFLLDDHAVVRRGVHDLLDDEPDITVVGEGATVEQALVRVPALRPDVAVLDVRLPDGDGVTVCRELRSSMPDLACLMLTSFDDEEALLDSIMAGAAGYVLKQIEGSDLVSAVRTVARGQSLLDPAAAAKLMARLRGGQDREQESNALPGLTERERDILALIGEGLTNRQIGQRLYLAEKTVKNHISRLLAKLGVERRVQAAVIATHAEDRLRDERE, encoded by the coding sequence ATGGACAGCGAGCAGCCCGACCGCGTGACCGCGATCACAGTCTTTCTTCTGGACGATCACGCAGTGGTCCGGCGAGGGGTGCACGACCTGCTGGACGACGAGCCCGACATCACCGTGGTCGGCGAGGGGGCGACCGTCGAGCAGGCCCTGGTGCGCGTCCCTGCGCTGCGTCCGGACGTCGCGGTGCTGGACGTACGGCTGCCGGACGGTGACGGGGTGACCGTGTGCCGGGAGCTGCGGTCGAGCATGCCGGACCTCGCCTGTCTGATGCTGACCTCGTTCGACGACGAGGAGGCGCTGCTCGACTCGATCATGGCGGGCGCGGCCGGATACGTCCTGAAACAGATCGAGGGCTCGGACCTCGTCTCGGCCGTACGCACGGTGGCCCGTGGCCAGTCACTGCTGGACCCGGCCGCCGCCGCGAAGCTGATGGCACGCCTGCGCGGCGGTCAGGACCGGGAGCAGGAGTCGAACGCGCTGCCCGGTCTGACCGAGCGGGAGCGGGACATCCTGGCACTGATCGGCGAGGGGCTGACCAACCGACAGATCGGCCAGCGGTTGTACCTGGCCGAGAAGACGGTCAAGAACCACATCTCCCGCTTGCTCGCCAAGCTGGGCGTGGAGCGTCGCGTCCAGGCCGCCGTCATCGCCACCCACGCGGAGGACCGTCTGCGGGACGAAAGGGAGTGA
- a CDS encoding universal stress protein: MYLPLVVGVDGSESSLRAVDWAADEADLHEVPLLVVFGTLWERYEGAALARELGRPSTEMKADDILKAAARRARQWHPDLVVTTETAPDEAEHALVCAGRNASMIIVGSRGRSGVADRLLGSVSRTVAAMSDCPVVVVRGNHDNRALGGRHDRIVVGIGAGETSASVLRLAFTEAHLRQVPLAAVRAWRCPAHETVDHPLLTGEPARLYEERAAKELETALGDAPSDVAVGRHTVEGPARAVLPAASADAGLLVIGRRVHGRLGRVAHAVLHRSACPVVVVPERT; the protein is encoded by the coding sequence ATGTATCTGCCTCTGGTGGTCGGAGTAGACGGATCCGAGTCCAGTCTGCGGGCTGTGGACTGGGCGGCCGACGAGGCCGACCTGCACGAAGTCCCGCTCCTCGTGGTCTTCGGGACCCTGTGGGAGCGGTACGAAGGTGCCGCGCTCGCCCGCGAGCTGGGCAGGCCGTCCACCGAGATGAAGGCTGACGACATCCTCAAGGCCGCAGCCCGGCGTGCCCGGCAGTGGCATCCCGACCTCGTGGTCACCACTGAGACGGCGCCCGACGAGGCCGAGCACGCCCTGGTGTGCGCGGGACGGAACGCGTCCATGATCATTGTGGGCAGCCGAGGTCGGAGCGGTGTGGCCGACAGGCTGTTGGGTTCCGTCAGCCGGACCGTGGCCGCCATGAGCGACTGCCCGGTCGTCGTCGTACGCGGCAACCACGACAACCGGGCCCTCGGAGGACGACACGACCGCATTGTCGTCGGCATCGGTGCCGGCGAGACGTCGGCATCCGTCCTGCGGCTCGCCTTCACCGAAGCGCATCTGCGCCAGGTGCCGCTGGCAGCCGTACGGGCCTGGCGCTGCCCCGCCCACGAAACGGTCGATCACCCACTGCTGACGGGAGAACCCGCCCGGCTGTACGAGGAGCGCGCAGCCAAGGAGCTGGAAACAGCCCTGGGAGACGCACCGTCCGATGTCGCCGTGGGGCGGCACACCGTCGAGGGCCCGGCCCGCGCCGTGCTGCCTGCCGCTTCGGCGGACGCAGGCCTGCTGGTGATCGGCCGCCGCGTCCACGGGCGGCTCGGCCGGGTCGCCCACGCCGTCCTGCACCGCTCGGCCTGCCCGGTCGTCGTCGTGCCCGAGCGGACGTGA
- a CDS encoding pyridoxamine 5'-phosphate oxidase family protein — MYDNDGFRELDRQECLERLSTADVGRVVFTRDALPAVLPVNFCLDQDDAVLLRTSAASEMVRAVDGAVVAFEADQVDAATHAGWSVVVTGVASVTADPVERDRLTVIGPRSWVPWPDEVFVRIAPEIVTGRELLAGRTVYGVRPSS; from the coding sequence ATGTACGACAACGACGGGTTCCGCGAACTGGACCGGCAGGAATGCCTTGAGCGACTGTCAACGGCGGATGTGGGCCGGGTCGTCTTCACACGCGACGCCCTGCCCGCAGTCCTCCCGGTCAACTTCTGCCTGGACCAGGACGATGCCGTGCTGCTGCGCACCTCGGCGGCGTCCGAGATGGTCCGCGCGGTCGACGGGGCCGTCGTCGCCTTCGAGGCCGACCAAGTCGACGCGGCGACACACGCCGGCTGGAGCGTCGTCGTCACCGGAGTCGCCTCCGTGACAGCGGACCCCGTTGAGCGGGACCGTCTCACAGTGATCGGCCCACGCTCGTGGGTGCCGTGGCCGGACGAGGTATTCGTCCGCATCGCCCCCGAGATCGTCACTGGTCGCGAACTCCTCGCGGGACGGACCGTGTACGGCGTGCGCCCGTCCTCGTGA
- the ppdK gene encoding pyruvate, phosphate dikinase, whose amino-acid sequence MVRYVYDFTDGGRELAGLLGGKGANLAEMTRLGLPVPPGFTLTTEACRAYLETGAEPAGLAREISAHLAEMEKAAGRRLGQRDDPLLVSVRSGARFSMPGMMETILDVGLNDDSVAGLAKASGSARFAWDSYRRLVQMFGSTVMGVDAALFAGALERLKELRGVSDDVHLDAADLSGLVEAYKGLIRRETGEDFPQSPAHQLRRAVLAVFDSWNSERARLYRHREHIPDDLGTAVNVQRMVFGNLGADSGSGVAFTRDPASGRRGLYGDYLPDAQGEDVVAGIRNTVPLAELEHLDPHSYGQLREHMRTLEQHYRDLCDIEFTIERGKLWMLQTRVGKRTAGAAFTIAAALADEGLISPDEAVARVSGEGLARLMFPRFDASSTGDPLTRGLPASPGAAVGAAVFDSAEAVRRHAAGEPVVLVRQETNPDDLPGMVAARAVLTSRGGKTSHAAVVARGMGKVCVCGAEELVVDTEGRRLTTGDGTVVEEGTVLSVDGSAGTVYAGAVPLVDSAVMRRLETGTADGADEAPDAVVGAVTRALDRADAVRRLEVRANADTPEDAARARRFGAQGIGLCRTEHMFLGERRRLVERMILAETEAGRDRALDALLPLQRQDFTGILTAMDGLPVTIRLLDPPLHEFLPDRLDLATRLAAAEARGEVVDAHDAELLDAVNRMHEENPMLGLRGVRLGLVVPGLVAMQVRAIAEAVVERARAGGNPRAEIMVPLVGDVTEFRLVREEVERVLAEVSATTGVPVACPVGTMIELPRAALTAGPIAEVAEFFSFGTNDLTQTTWGFSRDDVEAAFFSAYLDKGVFAASPFETIDREGVGRLVETAVTEGRAARPALETGVCGEHGGDPESVHFFHSAGLDYVSCSPFRVPVARLEAGRAALDEGEPDDSR is encoded by the coding sequence ATGGTCCGATACGTGTACGACTTCACCGACGGCGGGCGCGAGCTGGCCGGTCTGCTCGGTGGCAAGGGGGCGAACCTGGCCGAAATGACCCGGCTCGGCCTGCCGGTCCCGCCGGGCTTCACTCTCACCACCGAGGCGTGCCGGGCGTATCTGGAGACCGGCGCGGAGCCGGCCGGTCTCGCCCGCGAGATTTCCGCGCACCTGGCCGAGATGGAGAAGGCTGCCGGGCGGCGGCTGGGGCAGCGGGACGACCCGCTGCTGGTGTCCGTGCGGTCGGGTGCCCGGTTCTCCATGCCCGGCATGATGGAGACGATCCTCGACGTGGGCCTGAACGACGACTCGGTGGCCGGTCTGGCGAAGGCGTCGGGCAGCGCGCGCTTCGCCTGGGACTCCTATCGCCGGCTGGTCCAGATGTTCGGCAGCACGGTGATGGGTGTCGACGCCGCGCTGTTCGCGGGCGCGCTGGAGCGTCTGAAGGAGCTGCGGGGCGTCTCGGACGACGTGCACCTCGACGCCGCTGACCTGTCCGGGCTCGTGGAGGCGTACAAGGGACTGATCCGCCGCGAGACCGGCGAGGACTTCCCGCAGTCCCCGGCTCACCAGCTGCGGCGGGCGGTCCTGGCCGTCTTCGACTCCTGGAACAGCGAACGAGCGCGGCTGTACCGCCACCGCGAGCACATCCCGGACGACCTCGGCACCGCCGTCAACGTACAGCGCATGGTCTTCGGCAATCTCGGGGCCGACTCCGGCAGCGGCGTCGCCTTCACCCGCGACCCGGCCTCCGGACGGCGCGGACTGTACGGCGACTACCTGCCCGACGCACAGGGCGAGGACGTCGTCGCCGGCATCCGCAATACCGTCCCCCTGGCCGAACTGGAGCACCTGGACCCGCACTCCTACGGGCAGCTCCGGGAGCACATGCGGACGCTCGAACAGCACTACCGCGACCTGTGCGACATCGAGTTCACCATCGAGCGCGGAAAGCTGTGGATGCTGCAGACCCGGGTGGGGAAACGCACCGCCGGGGCGGCCTTCACCATCGCCGCCGCCCTGGCGGACGAGGGCCTCATCAGCCCGGACGAAGCCGTCGCGCGAGTGAGCGGGGAGGGACTGGCCCGGTTGATGTTCCCCCGCTTCGACGCCTCCTCGACGGGTGACCCGCTCACGCGCGGCCTGCCGGCCTCGCCGGGCGCCGCGGTCGGCGCGGCCGTCTTCGATTCCGCGGAGGCGGTACGGCGCCACGCCGCCGGCGAGCCGGTGGTCCTGGTGCGCCAGGAGACCAACCCGGACGACCTCCCCGGCATGGTCGCCGCCCGGGCGGTGCTGACCAGCCGTGGCGGCAAGACCTCGCACGCGGCCGTTGTCGCGCGCGGCATGGGCAAGGTCTGCGTCTGCGGCGCCGAGGAGCTCGTGGTGGACACCGAGGGCCGGCGGCTCACCACCGGTGACGGCACCGTCGTCGAGGAGGGCACCGTGCTGTCCGTGGACGGCTCCGCGGGCACGGTGTACGCCGGTGCGGTGCCCCTCGTCGACTCCGCCGTGATGCGCCGCCTGGAGACCGGTACGGCCGACGGGGCCGACGAGGCTCCGGACGCGGTGGTCGGCGCCGTCACCCGTGCCCTGGACCGCGCGGACGCGGTACGGCGGCTGGAGGTCAGGGCCAACGCCGACACTCCCGAGGACGCCGCGCGCGCCCGCCGGTTCGGCGCCCAGGGCATCGGCCTGTGCCGCACCGAGCACATGTTCCTGGGCGAGCGGCGCCGACTGGTCGAGCGGATGATCCTGGCGGAAACCGAAGCGGGCCGCGACCGGGCGCTCGACGCCCTGCTGCCGCTGCAGCGCCAGGACTTCACGGGCATCCTCACGGCAATGGACGGGCTGCCGGTCACCATCCGCCTCCTCGATCCGCCGCTGCACGAGTTCCTGCCCGACCGCCTCGACCTCGCCACCCGCCTCGCCGCCGCCGAAGCCCGCGGTGAGGTCGTGGACGCGCACGACGCCGAGCTGCTGGACGCCGTCAACCGCATGCACGAAGAGAATCCGATGCTCGGGCTGCGCGGCGTGCGTCTCGGCCTGGTGGTTCCCGGGCTGGTCGCCATGCAGGTCCGGGCGATCGCCGAGGCGGTCGTGGAGCGTGCCCGGGCGGGTGGCAACCCCCGGGCGGAGATCATGGTCCCGCTCGTCGGCGACGTCACGGAGTTCCGGCTGGTGCGCGAGGAGGTGGAGCGCGTCCTGGCCGAGGTGTCCGCAACGACAGGCGTCCCGGTGGCCTGCCCGGTCGGCACCATGATCGAACTTCCGCGGGCGGCGCTCACCGCCGGACCGATCGCCGAGGTCGCGGAGTTCTTCTCCTTCGGCACCAACGACCTCACCCAGACCACCTGGGGTTTCTCCCGCGACGACGTCGAGGCGGCCTTCTTCTCCGCCTACCTCGACAAGGGCGTCTTCGCCGCCTCCCCCTTCGAGACGATCGACCGCGAGGGCGTCGGACGGCTGGTGGAGACCGCCGTCACCGAGGGCAGAGCCGCTCGCCCCGCCCTGGAGACAGGTGTGTGCGGCGAACACGGCGGAGATCCGGAATCGGTGCACTTCTTCCACAGCGCCGGTCTCGACTACGTCTCCTGCTCTCCGTTCCGGGTCCCGGTGGCACGGCTGGAGGCCGGACGGGCCGCACTGGACGAGGGCGAACCCGACGACAGCAGGTGA